A genomic window from Synechococcus sp. CBW1107 includes:
- a CDS encoding SMP-30/gluconolactonase/LRE family protein has product MGSKRQRRRRCREAVMERDWQGGPVHYPDPAIEVIAPAFKRYVLGNAAVERIHTGARWTEGPVWFGDGRYLLWSDIPNNRMLRWCEETEAVSVFRIPSDYANGHTRDRLGRLISCEHATRRVTRTEHDGSLTVLMDHFQGRRLNAPNDLVVHPDGCIWFSDPGYGILVNYEGNRAAFELPANVYRLDPDTGEASVVANGIEKPNGLCFSPEYSRLYITDTGASHKPGHPRRILVYDVIDGSRLADGRMFCDMGPAMADGLTCDLDGNVWASSGWADPELDGVAVFSPEGELIGRIHLPEVASNLCFGGRRRNRLFITAGQSVYAVYMEAQGLPFP; this is encoded by the coding sequence GTGGGCTCGAAGCGCCAACGACGGCGTCGATGCAGGGAGGCCGTGATGGAGAGGGACTGGCAGGGCGGGCCGGTGCACTATCCGGATCCGGCCATCGAGGTGATCGCACCGGCGTTCAAGAGGTACGTGCTCGGTAATGCCGCCGTCGAGCGGATCCACACCGGTGCCCGCTGGACGGAGGGTCCTGTGTGGTTCGGCGACGGCCGCTATCTCTTGTGGAGTGACATCCCCAACAACCGGATGCTGCGCTGGTGCGAGGAGACGGAGGCCGTCAGTGTCTTTCGCATCCCGTCGGATTACGCCAACGGCCACACCCGTGACCGCCTGGGCCGGTTGATCAGTTGCGAGCACGCCACCCGCAGGGTGACCCGCACCGAGCACGACGGCTCGCTCACCGTGCTGATGGATCACTTCCAGGGCCGGCGGCTGAACGCCCCCAACGACCTGGTGGTGCACCCCGATGGCTGCATCTGGTTCAGCGATCCGGGCTACGGCATCCTCGTGAACTACGAGGGCAACCGAGCGGCGTTCGAGCTGCCAGCCAATGTCTACCGCCTCGATCCGGACACCGGCGAGGCGAGCGTGGTCGCCAACGGGATCGAGAAACCCAACGGACTGTGTTTCTCACCGGAGTACAGCAGGCTGTACATCACTGATACAGGGGCATCCCACAAGCCGGGCCACCCCCGCCGGATCCTTGTGTATGACGTGATTGATGGCTCACGCCTGGCTGATGGGCGGATGTTCTGCGACATGGGGCCCGCCATGGCCGATGGCCTCACCTGCGATCTGGATGGCAATGTTTGGGCGAGTTCCGGCTGGGCTGATCCGGAACTGGATGGCGTTGCCGTGTTCTCCCCCGAGGGGGAGCTGATCGGCCGGATCCACCTGCCGGAGGTGGCCTCCAATCTCTGCTTCGGCGGGCGCCGGCGCAACCGCCTGTTCATCACGGCCGGTCAGTCGGTGTATGCCGTGTACATGGAAGCCCAGGGCCTGCCGTTCCCCTAG
- a CDS encoding FAD-dependent monooxygenase: MSSPLPRQTAVLVVGAGPTGLLLAAELQRRGVPTLLIDARSEALHWDRATVIHALSLELFEALGLEEAFLTAGCRQRRILIHADGRRLGEVDLAGSGSRYGFNLGLSEEVTESILTGHLERHGGSVQRSCRLQGLQPHDGGVTATIACGEQEQTVDTRWLVGCDGLRSTTRELSGIDFEGHAIPRAWAVFDAVVEGWADTYEANAAYLDTSPLILTALPGQRWRVYMRPATEQSDLVSEATAALRRYLPSARFQDVENPSRFHCHTRVASVFRAGPVFVAGDAAHVCSPAKGHGLNCGLQDAANLAWKLALVHHGAAGPALLDSYEQERRPVAEQVTRSSDAADQAQLLEGSGERAARDRTIAAMLAAPASRRQEAVAEAELNVNYAGSAITAGPAEPPLGAGQRLPTTIALPPGAGAAHLHQLTHRRGHTLLLLVGPRADPAAPTALRAELEVVPGDSPLVEAVKSLRLEESSGLGLGPLTLLAVRPDGFIGLRADTDHREALGRYRQLVRGQ, encoded by the coding sequence GTGTCGTCGCCGTTACCCCGCCAGACCGCTGTTCTCGTGGTGGGTGCCGGCCCCACGGGGCTGCTGCTGGCGGCTGAGCTGCAGCGCCGGGGCGTACCCACCCTGCTGATTGATGCCCGCAGCGAAGCCCTGCACTGGGATCGCGCCACGGTGATTCATGCGCTGTCTCTGGAGCTGTTCGAGGCGCTGGGGCTGGAGGAGGCCTTCCTGACCGCCGGCTGCCGGCAGCGCCGCATCCTGATCCATGCCGATGGCCGTCGGCTGGGGGAGGTGGACCTGGCCGGCAGTGGCAGCCGCTATGGCTTCAACCTGGGCCTCTCGGAGGAGGTGACCGAGTCGATTCTCACGGGCCATCTCGAGCGCCACGGCGGCAGCGTGCAGCGCTCCTGCCGGCTGCAGGGCCTCCAGCCCCATGACGGCGGCGTGACCGCCACGATCGCCTGCGGCGAGCAGGAACAGACCGTGGACACCCGCTGGCTGGTGGGCTGTGACGGCCTGCGCAGCACCACCCGCGAGCTGAGCGGCATCGACTTCGAGGGCCATGCCATCCCACGTGCCTGGGCCGTGTTCGATGCCGTGGTGGAGGGCTGGGCCGATACCTACGAGGCCAACGCGGCCTACCTCGACACCTCGCCGCTGATCCTCACGGCCCTGCCCGGGCAGCGCTGGCGGGTGTACATGCGGCCCGCTACCGAGCAGAGCGATCTGGTGTCGGAGGCCACCGCTGCGCTGAGGCGCTACCTGCCTTCAGCCCGCTTCCAGGATGTGGAGAACCCCAGCCGCTTCCACTGCCACACCCGCGTGGCCAGCGTCTTCCGGGCCGGGCCGGTGTTCGTGGCCGGGGATGCTGCCCACGTGTGCTCCCCCGCCAAGGGCCACGGCCTGAACTGCGGCCTGCAGGATGCCGCCAACCTGGCCTGGAAGCTGGCCCTGGTGCATCACGGTGCGGCGGGCCCGGCCCTGCTCGACAGCTACGAGCAGGAGCGCAGGCCGGTGGCCGAGCAGGTCACCCGCTCCAGCGATGCCGCTGACCAGGCCCAGCTGCTCGAGGGGAGCGGCGAGCGCGCCGCACGCGACCGGACGATCGCGGCGATGCTGGCCGCTCCGGCGTCCCGCCGGCAGGAGGCCGTGGCGGAAGCGGAGCTGAATGTGAACTACGCGGGTTCGGCGATCACCGCCGGCCCCGCGGAACCACCCCTCGGCGCCGGGCAGCGGCTGCCCACCACGATCGCCCTGCCGCCCGGGGCCGGTGCCGCCCATCTGCACCAGCTCACCCACCGGCGCGGCCACACGCTGCTGCTGCTCGTCGGCCCCCGGGCCGATCCGGCGGCACCCACGGCGCTGCGGGCCGAGCTGGAGGTTGTCCCTGGGGATTCACCGCTCGTTGAAGCCGTGAAGTCTCTCCGGCTGGAGGAGAGTTCCGGGCTGGGCCTCGGCCCCCTCACCCTGCTGGCGGTGCGGCCCGACGGCTTCATCGGCCTGAGGGCCGACACCGACCACCGGGAGGCGCTGGGGCGGTACCGGCAGCTGGTGCGGGGCCAATGA
- a CDS encoding amidohydrolase: MPSTPRPWVALLASVCIALPSGSLAGEQTPAGQRSVLELYRHLHANPELSLQETRTASLMAAEARAAGFEVTENVGGTGVVALLRNGPGPVVMIRTDMDALPVSEATGWTFASTVRSTNQDGQPVGVMHACGHDTHMAAWVATLRRLAQEKTTWSGTLMMVAQPAEELGRGAVMMLDDGLFRRFPKPDVVLAFHNSASLPAGVIGVSEGYALANVDSVDIRVRGKGGHGAYPHTTRDPIVLGARIVLALQTLVSREINPLEPAVVSVGSFTAGTKRNVIPDEALLQLTVRSYKPEIRQQLLEGMARIARGEAIAAGVAEDRMPEVTITKDSTPATYNTPELVQRFRELMVSRVGKDRLLAVDPVMAGEDFGRYRLSDPSIQSLIFWVGGVPAEPWQKHRSTGASLPSLHSPEWGPDYQAVIETATDSLTTLALDLFNRPAPASRS, translated from the coding sequence GTGCCTTCCACCCCGCGCCCTTGGGTGGCCCTGCTGGCCTCCGTCTGCATCGCCCTGCCCAGCGGCAGCCTGGCCGGTGAACAGACGCCGGCAGGGCAGCGTTCGGTGCTCGAGCTCTACCGGCACCTGCATGCCAATCCCGAACTGAGCCTCCAGGAGACCCGAACGGCCTCTCTGATGGCCGCGGAGGCCCGGGCAGCGGGATTCGAGGTCACCGAGAACGTCGGGGGCACCGGCGTGGTGGCCCTGCTGCGCAACGGTCCAGGACCGGTGGTGATGATCCGCACCGACATGGATGCCCTGCCGGTGAGTGAGGCCACCGGCTGGACATTCGCCTCCACGGTGAGATCGACCAACCAGGACGGTCAGCCTGTCGGAGTGATGCATGCCTGCGGGCATGACACCCACATGGCGGCCTGGGTGGCCACGCTGCGACGCCTTGCCCAGGAGAAGACCACATGGTCGGGCACGCTGATGATGGTGGCTCAGCCGGCCGAGGAGCTCGGGCGCGGGGCGGTGATGATGCTCGACGATGGCCTCTTCCGGCGCTTTCCGAAGCCGGATGTGGTGCTGGCGTTTCACAACAGCGCCTCCCTGCCGGCCGGGGTGATCGGGGTCAGCGAGGGTTATGCCTTGGCCAATGTGGATTCCGTCGACATCCGCGTGAGGGGGAAGGGTGGGCATGGCGCCTATCCCCACACCACGCGCGACCCGATCGTGCTGGGCGCCAGGATCGTGCTGGCGCTGCAGACCCTGGTGAGCCGGGAGATCAATCCGCTGGAACCCGCGGTGGTGAGCGTGGGCAGCTTCACGGCGGGTACCAAGCGCAACGTCATTCCCGACGAGGCGCTGCTGCAGCTCACGGTGCGCAGCTACAAGCCCGAGATCCGGCAGCAGCTGCTGGAGGGCATGGCCCGCATCGCCAGAGGCGAAGCCATCGCCGCCGGCGTTGCTGAGGATCGGATGCCGGAGGTCACGATCACGAAGGACTCCACGCCCGCCACCTACAACACACCCGAGCTGGTGCAGCGCTTCCGGGAGCTGATGGTGTCCCGGGTCGGCAAGGACAGGCTTCTTGCCGTGGATCCGGTGATGGCCGGTGAAGACTTCGGCCGCTATCGCCTCAGTGATCCGTCCATCCAGAGTCTGATCTTCTGGGTCGGGGGGGTGCCCGCCGAGCCGTGGCAGAAGCACCGCTCAACCGGTGCGTCGCTGCCGTCCCTGCATAGCCCTGAATGGGGGCCGGATTATCAGGCCGTGATCGAAACGGCCACCGATTCGCTCACCACCCTGGCGCTGGATCTCTTCAACCGTCCCGCTCCAGCCAGCCGATCGTGA
- a CDS encoding polysaccharide deacetylase family protein, whose protein sequence is MSPDSLAIDLRGYGDAPPDPCWPGGARVAVSLVMNLEAGAELSLAYGDETNEAMYEIVEPVTGAPNPALSSHFAYESRAGYWRLVRLLERFGATCTVSAAGRTMDRAPWLGRDAAGRGYEVAAHGYRWERHAGMTVEREREVIAAAVDAIERACGTRPLGWHTKGAASPHTRRLLVEEFGFDYDSDAYDDDLPYLVAVAGREHVVLPYAFDTNDMRFMAGGSFVQGDDFATYCIAAYDWLAREGEQRPSMLSVGIHPRLIGRPGRIAGLERFLEHVTGTGSAWMARRIDIARHWRQRARNTPAGSPQSGWIGSDRPP, encoded by the coding sequence ATGAGCCCCGATTCCCTGGCGATCGACCTGCGCGGCTACGGCGACGCCCCTCCAGACCCCTGCTGGCCGGGAGGGGCCCGTGTGGCCGTGTCGCTGGTGATGAACCTCGAGGCCGGCGCGGAACTCTCCCTCGCCTACGGCGACGAGACCAACGAAGCCATGTACGAGATCGTGGAGCCGGTGACCGGAGCGCCCAATCCGGCTCTCTCCTCCCACTTCGCCTACGAGAGCCGCGCCGGCTACTGGCGCCTGGTGCGGCTGCTGGAGCGCTTCGGCGCCACCTGCACCGTGAGTGCCGCCGGCCGCACCATGGACCGCGCCCCCTGGCTGGGCCGCGACGCCGCCGGGCGCGGCTATGAGGTGGCCGCCCATGGCTACCGCTGGGAGCGCCATGCCGGCATGACGGTGGAGCGGGAACGGGAGGTGATCGCCGCCGCGGTGGACGCGATCGAGCGGGCCTGTGGCACGCGGCCGCTGGGCTGGCACACCAAGGGGGCGGCCTCACCCCACACGCGCCGCCTGCTGGTGGAGGAGTTCGGCTTCGATTACGACTCCGACGCCTACGACGACGATCTGCCCTATCTGGTGGCGGTGGCGGGCCGCGAGCATGTGGTGCTGCCCTATGCCTTCGACACCAATGACATGCGCTTCATGGCCGGCGGCAGCTTCGTGCAGGGGGACGACTTCGCCACCTACTGCATCGCGGCGTACGACTGGCTGGCGCGGGAGGGTGAACAGCGTCCGTCGATGCTCTCGGTGGGGATCCATCCGCGCCTGATCGGCCGCCCGGGCCGCATCGCCGGACTGGAGCGGTTTCTGGAGCATGTGACCGGCACTGGCAGCGCCTGGATGGCCCGGCGGATCGACATCGCCCGCCACTGGCGTCAGCGCGCGCGGAACACTCCAGCGGGATCACCCCAGAGCGGCTGGATCGGATCAGACAGGCCACCGTGA